The Rhodococcus triatomae genome includes a window with the following:
- a CDS encoding Glu/Leu/Phe/Val dehydrogenase dimerization domain-containing protein: MRIEWTDYDTEARGYLVVDTLVSGMATGGTRMRKGCTMSEVEDLARGMSAKTATFGLPIGGAKGGIDFDPKDPRAVDVLTRFCDAMRPFLDRHWVTAEDLGVPQHLIDEVFARLGMRQSYHAAIERSTDPAATTERVMAGLNAHARGGPLGDVIGGYGVAQACLAAAATWGWRTADTTVAVQGIGTMGGGAAWYLHDAGMTIVAVADAEGTLYDPNGLDIPALLGTRNAYGEIDRTRVPAHVQQLPRDAVLSTAVDILVPAAVSYALRGDNCAHVDARVVVEAANAATTPDAELDLTARGIAVIPDFVANAGAVAWAWWLLLGYVGDDPDDSFDRLRSEMTDKVGGLLATWEPAQGPLRWAADASTGRGRVATPIHIP; the protein is encoded by the coding sequence ATGCGGATCGAGTGGACGGACTACGACACCGAGGCGCGCGGCTACCTCGTCGTCGACACCCTCGTCTCGGGGATGGCGACCGGCGGAACCCGCATGCGCAAGGGCTGCACGATGAGCGAGGTCGAAGACCTCGCCCGAGGTATGTCCGCGAAGACGGCCACGTTCGGTCTCCCCATCGGGGGCGCCAAGGGCGGCATCGACTTCGACCCCAAGGATCCGCGTGCCGTCGACGTCCTCACCCGGTTCTGCGATGCGATGCGTCCCTTCCTGGACCGGCACTGGGTCACCGCCGAGGACCTGGGGGTTCCGCAACATCTCATCGACGAGGTGTTCGCCCGGCTCGGGATGCGCCAGTCGTACCACGCGGCGATCGAACGCTCGACCGACCCGGCGGCCACCACCGAGCGGGTGATGGCCGGCCTCAACGCGCACGCGCGGGGCGGACCGCTCGGAGACGTCATCGGCGGGTACGGAGTTGCGCAGGCCTGCCTCGCTGCCGCGGCGACCTGGGGGTGGCGTACCGCCGACACCACCGTCGCGGTCCAGGGAATCGGCACCATGGGCGGCGGTGCCGCCTGGTACCTGCACGACGCAGGCATGACGATCGTCGCGGTCGCCGATGCCGAGGGCACGCTGTACGACCCCAACGGTCTCGACATTCCCGCCCTACTCGGCACCCGCAATGCGTACGGCGAGATCGACCGGACTCGCGTCCCGGCGCACGTACAGCAGCTCCCGCGCGACGCCGTCCTCTCCACGGCGGTGGACATCCTCGTCCCGGCTGCCGTCTCCTACGCCCTGCGTGGTGACAACTGCGCGCACGTCGATGCGCGGGTGGTCGTGGAGGCAGCCAACGCCGCCACCACGCCGGACGCCGAACTGGACCTGACGGCCCGCGGGATCGCGGTGATCCCCGACTTCGTCGCCAACGCGGGCGCGGTTGCCTGGGCCTGGTGGTTGCTCCTCGGCTACGTCGGTGACGATCCGGACGACTCGTTCGACCGGCTGCGCAGCGAGATGACCGACAAGGTCGGCGGACTGCTCGCCACGTGGGAGCCGGCGCAGGGGCCACTGCGGTGGGCCGCCGACGCGTCGACCGGCCGCGGACGCGTAGCCACGCCGATCCACATCCCCTGA
- a CDS encoding LysR family transcriptional regulator: MELSLHRLKLLRELSRRGTVTAAAQSLNYTVSAVSQQLALLERDAGTRLFEKRGRRMVLTEAGLVLAEHAEEILATVDRATIAMETARSGVSARLTAGVWASVAAGLLPAALGILERDHSGIEVRTKELAPEETAGAVRDGALDFSFVIDYSNYPMAWDPSLSRAVIARERMYAALAPGTAESDSIQLSELSRQPWILAGPRSHFGKAVRQACQQAGFDPVIRHEVGEQATALAMVASGLGVTLVSDLGLSLVPERIDIVPLEDPFFRTVSVAHRASSTPRASVQLVIDALREAAESLGLGDDLATGA; encoded by the coding sequence ATGGAGTTGTCGCTGCACCGCTTGAAGCTGCTCCGCGAATTGAGTCGGCGTGGCACGGTGACCGCTGCCGCCCAGTCGTTGAACTACACGGTGTCCGCGGTGTCGCAGCAGCTCGCTCTCCTCGAACGCGATGCCGGGACCCGGCTGTTCGAGAAGCGGGGGCGGCGGATGGTGCTCACCGAGGCCGGTCTCGTGTTGGCCGAACACGCCGAGGAGATCCTGGCGACCGTGGACCGGGCCACGATCGCGATGGAGACGGCCCGCAGCGGCGTGTCCGCGCGGCTCACCGCGGGAGTGTGGGCGTCGGTGGCTGCGGGCCTGTTGCCTGCCGCGCTGGGCATCCTCGAGCGGGATCACTCGGGTATCGAGGTGCGTACCAAGGAGCTTGCTCCCGAGGAGACGGCCGGCGCGGTGCGGGACGGGGCGCTCGACTTCTCGTTCGTCATCGACTACTCGAACTACCCGATGGCATGGGATCCGTCGCTCTCCCGGGCAGTGATCGCCCGGGAGCGGATGTACGCGGCACTCGCCCCGGGAACGGCCGAGTCCGATTCGATCCAGCTCTCCGAACTGTCCCGGCAACCCTGGATACTCGCCGGTCCCCGATCGCACTTCGGCAAGGCGGTGCGGCAGGCGTGTCAGCAGGCCGGTTTCGACCCGGTGATCCGACACGAGGTGGGCGAGCAGGCGACAGCTCTGGCGATGGTGGCGTCCGGTCTGGGCGTCACCCTCGTCTCGGATCTGGGTCTGTCACTCGTGCCCGAGCGGATCGACATCGTTCCGCTCGAGGATCCGTTCTTCCGGACGGTGTCCGTGGCACACCGCGCGTCGAGCACGCCCCGAGCCTCGGTCCAACTCGTGATCGACGCGCTGCGAGAGGCCGCAGAATCTCTCGGCCTCGGCGACGACCTCGCAACGGGCGCCTGA
- a CDS encoding LLM class flavin-dependent oxidoreductase — MPHHPLQFGWFLTPDAGAPEALLDTASLLDHTGFDLIGIQDHPYQSRFLDTWTLLSAVAARTERVTVFPDVACLPLRPPAVLAKSAASLDLLSGGRVELGLGAGGFWDAIAAMGGPRRTPGESIAALREAVEICRLMWSGERSVSFPGEHYSVKGVHPGPVPAHDIGIWVGGYKPKMLRLVGEIGDGWVPSLGYIDEAGLIAAAAVIDDAATRAGRDPASIRRILNVGEIEPGADAVDTLVSLARTQGFDTFILAGTPTETTARYFTGEVFPRVRDAVGE; from the coding sequence ATGCCCCACCATCCGTTGCAGTTCGGCTGGTTCCTGACACCCGACGCCGGTGCCCCGGAAGCATTGCTGGACACTGCATCTCTTCTCGACCACACGGGTTTCGACCTGATCGGGATTCAGGACCATCCCTACCAGTCCCGGTTCCTCGACACCTGGACGCTGTTGTCGGCCGTCGCGGCCAGGACCGAGCGTGTCACCGTGTTCCCGGACGTCGCCTGTCTGCCGCTGCGCCCGCCCGCGGTGCTCGCGAAGTCGGCGGCCAGCCTGGACCTGCTGTCCGGCGGCCGGGTGGAACTCGGTCTCGGAGCCGGTGGGTTCTGGGACGCCATCGCAGCGATGGGCGGGCCGCGTCGTACGCCCGGAGAATCGATCGCCGCGTTACGTGAGGCCGTCGAAATCTGTCGGCTGATGTGGAGCGGGGAGCGGTCGGTGTCCTTCCCCGGCGAACACTATTCCGTCAAGGGTGTGCATCCGGGCCCCGTTCCCGCCCACGACATCGGGATCTGGGTCGGCGGGTACAAGCCGAAGATGCTCCGGCTCGTCGGCGAGATCGGTGACGGCTGGGTGCCGTCCCTCGGCTACATCGACGAAGCCGGCCTCATCGCCGCGGCGGCTGTGATCGACGACGCGGCCACCCGAGCGGGACGCGACCCGGCATCGATCCGCAGGATCCTCAACGTCGGCGAGATCGAACCGGGCGCCGACGCCGTGGACACCCTGGTGTCGCTGGCCCGCACCCAAGGGTTCGACACGTTCATCCTGGCGGGCACCCCTACCGAGACCACGGCGAGGTACTTCACCGGCGAGGTGTTCCCCCGGGTGCGCGACGCGGTGGGTGAGTGA
- a CDS encoding alpha/beta hydrolase family protein — protein MWSAIRRSWPALTALAAVTALVAGCGAADIAAPAQAARYSTASGPIRIPYGEAPDNFGDLYLPGGGDNLPVVVMIHGGGWGQTHDLTYTGPLATDLTREGIAVWNIEYRRVGGAGGWPVTLTDVVAATDALVSEVQHHAEGRLDLDRVHVTGHSAGGQLAAWIAARATTSDPAAPGERPHVPVRSVTTMAGVLDMRRAADAGDQFVRNLLGGIPDGLPDRYHWASPITHLPFGVPVTALHGTEDRTVSPEQPRHFADAARSHGEHVEVIMLPGVGHGDFGRVDSSAWQATRAVLVERVTRADD, from the coding sequence GTGTGGAGTGCGATACGCCGATCGTGGCCGGCCCTGACGGCGCTCGCCGCGGTCACCGCACTCGTCGCCGGGTGTGGCGCCGCCGACATCGCCGCGCCCGCTCAGGCCGCCAGGTACTCCACTGCCAGCGGCCCCATCCGGATTCCCTACGGCGAGGCTCCGGACAATTTCGGCGATCTCTACCTCCCGGGCGGCGGCGACAACCTGCCGGTCGTGGTCATGATTCACGGTGGCGGCTGGGGCCAGACGCACGATCTCACCTACACCGGGCCGCTCGCGACCGATCTCACCCGCGAGGGCATCGCCGTGTGGAACATCGAGTACCGCAGGGTCGGCGGGGCGGGAGGCTGGCCCGTCACGCTCACCGATGTCGTGGCCGCGACCGATGCCCTCGTGAGCGAGGTCCAGCATCATGCCGAGGGCCGGCTGGATCTCGACCGCGTACACGTCACGGGCCACTCCGCAGGAGGCCAGCTCGCCGCCTGGATCGCAGCGCGCGCGACGACGTCCGATCCCGCAGCCCCCGGCGAGCGTCCGCATGTCCCGGTCCGCAGCGTGACGACGATGGCCGGTGTCCTGGACATGCGCCGCGCAGCCGACGCGGGTGACCAGTTCGTCCGGAATCTGCTGGGCGGCATTCCCGATGGACTACCCGACCGCTATCACTGGGCGTCGCCGATCACACACCTACCGTTCGGTGTCCCGGTCACCGCGCTCCACGGCACCGAGGACAGGACCGTCTCCCCCGAGCAGCCTCGCCACTTCGCCGATGCCGCACGATCACACGGCGAACACGTCGAGGTGATCATGCTGCCCGGGGTGGGGCACGGCGATTTCGGCCGCGTGGACTCGTCGGCGTGGCAGGCCACACGTGCAGTGCTGGTCGAACGGGTGACGCGCGCGGACGACTGA
- a CDS encoding GNAT family N-acetyltransferase, with amino-acid sequence MTDAKVVHAEALHRYEIHSDDHLAGFTQYVDSGDQRIFFHTEVGEEFSGQGLAGILVQEALANTITAGKRIVPVCPYVKKYLEKHDAYADHVDPVTREALDVVRESTK; translated from the coding sequence ATGACGGACGCCAAAGTCGTACACGCCGAGGCCCTGCACCGCTACGAGATCCACAGCGACGACCATCTCGCCGGATTCACGCAGTACGTCGATTCCGGTGATCAGCGCATCTTCTTCCACACCGAGGTCGGTGAAGAGTTCTCCGGCCAGGGACTGGCGGGAATCCTGGTCCAGGAAGCACTCGCGAACACCATCACCGCGGGCAAGCGGATCGTCCCGGTCTGCCCGTACGTCAAGAAGTACCTCGAGAAGCACGACGCCTATGCCGACCACGTCGATCCGGTCACCCGGGAGGCGCTCGACGTGGTCCGAGAGTCCACGAAGTGA
- a CDS encoding carboxymuconolactone decarboxylase family protein — translation MTGPFRVPVDKQSPTVYRALGAVAVEIGNRAAEIGLDRSILELVNIRVSQINRCAFCLDLHTHRALVAGETPQRIAVLPAWREVDLYSVRERAALEIAEGVTQVNSEHLDDEQYAPLRRFLSEDEISLLVWGAVTINAFNRVSILSGHRIKERSRP, via the coding sequence GTGACCGGTCCCTTCCGGGTCCCCGTCGACAAGCAGTCCCCCACGGTCTATCGCGCGCTCGGTGCGGTGGCGGTCGAGATCGGCAACCGGGCCGCCGAGATCGGCCTGGACCGGTCGATTCTCGAACTGGTCAACATCCGTGTCTCGCAGATCAATCGGTGTGCGTTCTGTCTGGATCTGCACACCCACCGGGCACTCGTCGCCGGCGAGACCCCGCAGCGCATCGCCGTACTCCCCGCCTGGCGGGAAGTCGACCTGTACTCGGTCCGGGAACGCGCGGCACTCGAGATCGCCGAGGGCGTCACCCAGGTGAACAGCGAGCACCTCGACGACGAGCAGTATGCCCCGCTACGCCGGTTCCTCTCCGAAGACGAGATCTCGCTCCTCGTGTGGGGCGCGGTGACGATCAACGCGTTCAACCGGGTCTCGATCCTCAGCGGGCACCGGATCAAGGAGCGCTCACGGCCGTAG
- the leuA gene encoding 2-isopropylmalate synthase — MSPADAFTSGSRTTTPPTKPAPADQPVWNTQKNSSMPTFRYRPFAEEVEQISVPDRTWPDKVVDRAPQWCAVDLRDGNQALIDPMSPARKRRMFDLLVRMGYKEIEVGFPSASQTDFDFVREIIEDGAIPEDVTIQVLTQCREELIKRTFEACEGASNVIVHFYNSTSVLQRRVVFRADKEAIKTIATTAAKLVLEEAKKYPDTNWRWEYSPESYTGTELSYAKEVCDAVTEVLQPTPEHPVILNLPATVEMATPNVYADSIEWMHRNLARRDSVILSLHPHNDRGTGVAAAELGYQAGADRIEGCLFGNGERTGNVCLVTLGLNLFTRGVDPQIDFSNIDEIRRTVEYCNQLPVAERHPYGGDLVYTAFSGSHQDAINKGLDAMKIAADDQDSDVDDIVWEVPYLPIDPKDVGRTYEAVIRVNSQSGKGGVAYIMKTDHGLALPRRLQIEFSQAVQKVTDGEGGEISPKEMWDIFSEEYLAPVTPLERMKQKVTASEVDGGIDSITATVKVNGKEQEISGSGNGPLAAFVDALGTVGFDVRVLDYSEHAMSAGDDAQAAAYVECAVSGPSGEQKVVWGVGIAPSITTASLRAVVSAVNRGLD, encoded by the coding sequence ATGTCCCCCGCCGACGCATTCACCTCCGGTTCGCGCACCACGACGCCGCCGACCAAACCTGCACCCGCCGACCAGCCGGTGTGGAACACCCAGAAGAACTCGTCGATGCCGACGTTCCGCTACCGCCCCTTCGCGGAGGAAGTCGAGCAGATCTCCGTCCCGGACCGCACCTGGCCGGACAAGGTCGTCGACCGCGCCCCCCAGTGGTGCGCCGTCGATCTCCGTGACGGGAATCAGGCCCTGATCGACCCGATGAGCCCGGCCCGCAAGCGTCGCATGTTCGATCTGCTGGTCCGGATGGGCTACAAGGAGATCGAGGTCGGCTTTCCCTCCGCCAGCCAGACCGACTTCGACTTCGTCCGCGAGATCATCGAGGACGGGGCGATCCCCGAGGACGTCACCATCCAGGTCCTCACCCAGTGCCGCGAGGAGCTGATCAAGCGCACCTTCGAGGCGTGTGAAGGCGCGAGCAACGTGATCGTGCACTTCTACAACTCGACGTCGGTGCTCCAGCGCCGGGTCGTGTTCCGTGCCGACAAGGAGGCGATCAAGACGATCGCCACCACCGCCGCGAAGCTGGTCCTCGAAGAAGCGAAGAAGTACCCGGACACGAACTGGCGCTGGGAATACTCCCCCGAGTCCTACACCGGCACGGAACTGTCCTACGCGAAGGAAGTGTGCGACGCCGTCACCGAGGTTCTGCAGCCCACGCCCGAGCATCCCGTGATCCTCAACCTGCCGGCCACCGTCGAGATGGCCACCCCGAACGTGTACGCCGACTCGATCGAATGGATGCACCGGAACCTGGCCCGGCGTGACTCGGTCATCCTGTCGCTGCACCCGCACAACGACCGCGGCACCGGCGTGGCAGCGGCCGAGCTCGGCTACCAGGCCGGCGCGGACCGCATCGAGGGCTGCCTGTTCGGCAACGGCGAGCGCACCGGCAACGTCTGCCTGGTCACACTGGGGCTGAACCTGTTCACCCGCGGCGTCGACCCACAGATCGACTTCTCGAACATCGACGAGATCCGGCGCACCGTGGAGTACTGCAACCAGCTGCCCGTCGCCGAGCGCCACCCCTACGGCGGTGACCTGGTCTACACGGCGTTCTCCGGAAGCCACCAGGACGCCATCAACAAGGGCCTGGACGCGATGAAGATCGCCGCCGACGACCAGGATTCCGACGTCGACGACATCGTCTGGGAGGTTCCGTACCTGCCGATCGATCCGAAGGACGTCGGACGCACCTACGAGGCCGTGATCCGGGTGAACTCGCAGTCCGGCAAGGGCGGCGTCGCCTACATCATGAAGACCGACCACGGCCTGGCCCTGCCCCGTCGCCTCCAGATCGAGTTCTCGCAAGCGGTGCAGAAGGTGACCGACGGGGAAGGCGGCGAGATCTCGCCGAAGGAGATGTGGGACATCTTCTCCGAGGAGTACCTGGCCCCGGTCACGCCGCTCGAGCGGATGAAGCAGAAGGTCACCGCCTCGGAGGTCGACGGCGGCATCGACTCGATCACCGCGACGGTGAAGGTGAACGGCAAGGAGCAGGAGATCTCCGGCAGCGGCAACGGCCCGCTCGCGGCGTTCGTGGATGCCCTGGGCACCGTCGGGTTCGACGTGCGGGTTCTCGACTACTCCGAGCACGCCATGTCCGCCGGTGACGACGCCCAGGCAGCAGCCTACGTCGAGTGCGCGGTGAGCGGCCCGTCCGGCGAGCAGAAGGTGGTCTGGGGTGTCGGTATCGCCCCGTCGATCACGACGGCGTCGCTGCGCGCCGTGGTCTCGGCGGTCAATCGCGGTCTGGACTGA
- a CDS encoding SHOCT domain-containing protein, which translates to MDSFWDVLWIIIVTFAFVAYLILLFAIISDLFRDSKSSGWAKAAWVIFLFILPLITALVYLIVKGDGMAKRYESAAKQAKSEQDSYIREVAGTTPTAEIANAKALLDSGTITQAEFDSLKAHALSKTSGTAPAS; encoded by the coding sequence ATCGATTCGTTCTGGGACGTCCTGTGGATCATCATCGTCACGTTTGCGTTCGTGGCCTACCTGATCCTGCTGTTCGCGATCATCTCGGACCTGTTCCGTGACTCGAAGTCGTCCGGCTGGGCCAAGGCGGCGTGGGTGATCTTCCTGTTCATCCTTCCGCTCATCACGGCACTGGTGTACCTGATCGTCAAGGGCGACGGGATGGCGAAGCGGTACGAATCGGCCGCGAAACAGGCCAAGAGCGAGCAGGATTCGTACATCCGCGAGGTGGCAGGCACGACCCCGACCGCGGAGATCGCCAATGCGAAGGCACTACTCGATTCGGGCACGATCACCCAGGCCGAGTTCGACTCGCTCAAGGCACACGCGCTGAGCAAGACCTCGGGGACCGCCCCGGCGTCCTGA
- a CDS encoding LysR family transcriptional regulator has protein sequence MNAERLRILRELADRGTVAATATALSMTPSAVSQQLKILAREAGVDLLEPDGRRLRLTDAGRALVVRADDVVAALDRADAEMQAYRGSPRGTVRVALFPSGAALLLPRLFTALAGSGVDVEARDEDLPASSVPALLADYDVVLTHRDERAPESSSPRVTAEPLMREPIDIILPPEHVLGGQDAVRLEQLADAAWISVRGGFPVDDVLLSVAAATGVQPRVVHRINDFRVIEEMVFAGHGVALLPRHAVARPGVVRLPLAGVRAARIYELARRSAADRSPAVARVLEGFREVSLQVQRRTDGTGPM, from the coding sequence ATGAATGCGGAGCGTCTGAGGATCCTGCGCGAGCTCGCGGATCGCGGCACGGTGGCCGCCACCGCGACGGCACTGTCGATGACTCCCTCCGCCGTGTCGCAGCAGCTCAAGATTCTGGCGCGTGAGGCGGGAGTCGATCTGCTCGAGCCGGACGGGCGGCGCCTGCGCCTCACCGATGCCGGGCGGGCACTGGTGGTGCGCGCCGACGACGTCGTCGCCGCCCTCGACCGGGCCGACGCGGAGATGCAGGCCTACCGCGGATCGCCACGCGGAACGGTCCGTGTCGCACTGTTCCCGTCCGGTGCCGCGCTCCTGCTGCCGCGGTTGTTCACGGCCCTGGCCGGTAGCGGAGTGGACGTCGAAGCCCGCGACGAGGACCTCCCGGCCTCCTCGGTGCCGGCACTGCTCGCCGACTACGACGTCGTGCTCACCCACCGCGACGAGCGTGCACCGGAGAGCTCGTCGCCGCGAGTCACGGCGGAACCGCTGATGCGTGAACCCATCGACATCATCCTGCCCCCCGAGCACGTGCTGGGCGGGCAGGACGCGGTACGTCTCGAACAGCTCGCGGATGCAGCGTGGATCAGTGTGCGCGGCGGTTTCCCGGTGGACGACGTGCTGCTGTCCGTCGCCGCCGCGACCGGCGTCCAACCGCGAGTGGTGCACCGCATCAACGATTTCCGGGTCATCGAGGAGATGGTGTTCGCGGGTCACGGCGTCGCACTGCTGCCTCGGCACGCGGTGGCCCGTCCGGGAGTGGTGCGCCTGCCGCTGGCCGGGGTGCGCGCGGCCCGGATCTACGAGTTGGCGCGGCGCTCCGCGGCCGACCGCAGCCCCGCCGTCGCCCGGGTGCTGGAGGGGTTCCGGGAAGTGAGCCTGCAGGTGCAGCGCCGCACCGACGGCACCGGCCCGATGTGA
- a CDS encoding EamA family transporter — protein sequence MTTRDRLLGLTVVVLWGLNFLAIRTALDHFPPFFFAALRFLVIAVPVVLFVPRPNVPARWLIGYGLGFGVGQFAFLFWAMDAGMPTGLASLVLQSSAPFTVVLGALLLRERLSAVQVAGIVFAVAGMTLIGWDRAHHAALLPVVLTLLAGLSWAFGNLANRRAASAEPMRVMLWMCVVPPLPLLALSLAVEGPGAGWDAVATSWTPAGLPALAGLTYIVLLGTLVGSGIWTALMSRNPAGSVAPFSLLVPIVGIAAAWIVLHEQPSVLALLGAAIVIVGAGAAVTGTHRPAAPAPGGQVASPAPVVSR from the coding sequence GTGACCACCCGCGATCGCCTCCTCGGACTGACCGTCGTCGTGCTGTGGGGACTGAACTTCCTGGCGATCCGCACGGCGCTCGACCACTTCCCGCCGTTCTTCTTCGCGGCACTGCGATTCCTGGTGATCGCCGTACCCGTCGTCCTGTTCGTTCCGCGTCCGAACGTCCCGGCGAGGTGGCTGATCGGCTACGGCCTCGGGTTCGGCGTCGGGCAGTTCGCCTTCCTGTTCTGGGCGATGGACGCGGGCATGCCGACCGGGCTCGCCTCGCTGGTCCTGCAGTCGTCCGCACCGTTCACCGTCGTGCTCGGTGCACTACTGCTCCGCGAGCGTCTGAGCGCGGTGCAGGTCGCCGGGATCGTCTTCGCCGTCGCCGGAATGACGCTGATCGGCTGGGACAGGGCGCACCATGCAGCACTGCTCCCCGTGGTACTCACACTCCTCGCCGGACTGTCGTGGGCGTTCGGCAACCTCGCCAACCGCCGGGCCGCGTCCGCCGAACCGATGCGGGTGATGCTGTGGATGTGCGTCGTCCCGCCCCTGCCGCTGCTCGCACTGTCCCTCGCGGTGGAAGGCCCCGGCGCGGGCTGGGACGCGGTGGCCACGTCCTGGACTCCCGCGGGGCTGCCCGCACTGGCCGGGCTCACCTACATCGTGCTGCTGGGCACCCTGGTCGGCTCCGGGATCTGGACCGCCCTCATGAGCCGCAATCCCGCCGGGTCGGTGGCCCCCTTCTCGCTTCTCGTCCCGATCGTCGGCATCGCGGCCGCGTGGATCGTCCTGCACGAGCAGCCGAGTGTGCTCGCCCTGCTCGGCGCGGCGATCGTGATCGTCGGGGCGGGTGCCGCGGTCACCGGCACGCACCGGCCGGCAGCGCCGGCACCCGGCGGGCAGGTCGCGTCGCCGGCCCCCGTCGTCAGCCGGTGA
- a CDS encoding esterase/lipase family protein: MPITFRGGFRRFRAVAALAAAGLLLAAGTATAHAEPIPENYNFFAGIPNELADPGGSLPGSNDFECEPTAERPRPVVLAHGTGGSQQTNWGAYVPMLANAGFCVFALTYGAVPGAPWPLSAIGGMAPMEDSAREFGDFVDRVLDATGAESVDVIGHSQGTVVPTYYLKHLGGEGKISRYVSIAPAWSGTTLLGADALGSFARELGIDGASLVPICQACGQVTAGSDLLAEIASGGTPYVPGVEYTNIATRYDQLVVPYTQGLVPGPPGYSVRNIVVQDTCDTDYSDHLAIAGSQRAAYLALNALDPDHPRPVPCTFVPPFTG, translated from the coding sequence ATGCCGATCACATTCCGAGGTGGTTTCCGCAGGTTCCGTGCCGTCGCGGCCCTCGCCGCAGCAGGCCTTCTCCTCGCCGCCGGCACCGCCACCGCGCATGCCGAGCCGATCCCCGAGAACTACAACTTCTTCGCGGGTATCCCGAACGAACTGGCCGATCCAGGCGGTTCGCTCCCGGGCTCGAACGACTTCGAGTGCGAGCCCACCGCCGAACGTCCCCGCCCCGTGGTCCTCGCGCACGGGACCGGCGGCTCGCAGCAGACCAACTGGGGCGCCTACGTGCCGATGCTGGCCAACGCCGGCTTCTGCGTGTTCGCGCTCACCTACGGGGCCGTGCCCGGCGCGCCGTGGCCGTTGTCCGCGATCGGCGGGATGGCGCCCATGGAGGACAGTGCCCGCGAGTTCGGTGACTTCGTCGACCGGGTGTTGGACGCCACCGGGGCGGAGTCGGTGGACGTCATCGGGCACTCCCAGGGCACGGTGGTCCCCACGTACTACCTGAAGCATCTCGGTGGTGAGGGAAAGATCTCCCGCTACGTCTCGATCGCGCCGGCCTGGTCCGGCACCACCCTGCTCGGGGCGGACGCCCTGGGGTCGTTCGCTCGGGAGCTGGGAATCGACGGCGCCTCGCTGGTCCCGATCTGCCAGGCGTGCGGCCAGGTGACGGCAGGCTCGGACCTGTTGGCCGAGATCGCTTCCGGTGGCACCCCGTACGTCCCCGGTGTCGAGTACACCAACATCGCCACCCGCTACGACCAGCTCGTCGTCCCCTACACCCAGGGGCTGGTCCCCGGTCCACCCGGCTACTCGGTGCGCAACATCGTCGTGCAGGACACCTGCGACACGGACTACTCCGACCACCTGGCGATCGCCGGCTCGCAGCGTGCCGCGTACCTCGCCCTCAACGCCCTCGATCCGGACCACCCGCGCCCGGTTCCGTGCACGTTCGTCCCACCCTTCACCGGCTGA